A stretch of the Teredinibacter haidensis genome encodes the following:
- a CDS encoding MmcQ/YjbR family DNA-binding protein — MDEGLARIYMLSLPEAVEDFPFGPEARVLKVRDKMFGLVSHCEWKGVARVSRLNLKCDPQEALMLRDVFDAVLPGYHMNKTHWNSVLLDGSIPHGEIERMIDKSYGLVVRGLKKDQRRALELRWGESAIYR; from the coding sequence ATGGATGAGGGATTGGCCAGAATCTACATGCTTTCGCTGCCGGAAGCGGTTGAGGATTTTCCTTTTGGGCCCGAGGCGAGGGTACTCAAGGTTCGAGATAAAATGTTTGGTTTGGTTTCCCATTGTGAGTGGAAGGGGGTGGCGAGAGTTTCAAGGCTAAACCTGAAGTGTGACCCTCAGGAGGCGTTAATGCTTCGCGACGTATTTGACGCGGTTTTACCGGGGTACCACATGAATAAAACCCACTGGAATTCGGTTCTGCTGGATGGCTCGATCCCCCATGGTGAAATTGAGCGCATGATAGATAAATCCTACGGGTTGGTTGTTCGGGGGTTAAAAAAAGATCAGCGTCGGGCGCTAGAGTTACGATGGGGTGAATCGGCTATTTACCGATAA
- a CDS encoding response regulator has translation MDRIIKVLYVEDDIDIRVITELALEDEGFELIVCESGNEAVRKAEHCQPDLLLLDVMMPGMDGPTTLMRLREMAHLDKVPAIFMTAKVQPSEVEGYFALGAIGVIEKPFDPLTLADKIRELLQDHKII, from the coding sequence GTGGATCGGATCATTAAGGTCTTATACGTAGAAGATGATATCGATATTCGAGTAATTACAGAGTTGGCGTTGGAAGACGAGGGCTTCGAGTTGATTGTGTGTGAATCGGGTAACGAAGCGGTAAGAAAGGCTGAGCACTGCCAGCCAGACCTGTTGCTTTTGGACGTGATGATGCCGGGTATGGATGGGCCAACAACTTTAATGCGGTTACGTGAAATGGCTCATTTGGATAAAGTACCGGCTATATTTATGACCGCGAAAGTACAACCAAGTGAAGTCGAGGGCTACTTCGCGCTCGGCGCGATTGGAGTGATTGAAAAGCCATTCGATCCATTAACGCTTGCCGATAAGATTCGCGAGTTACTGCAGGATCATAAAATTATATGA
- a CDS encoding diguanylate cyclase has protein sequence MLHTFSGTAPTLGYTELGAKARDIEQRLRSAPLEDAHGVDFHRLLKGDIDELQSLSLQPPNISGLIKRYEQKTKISSDHHFIYALKSTDELDAFLTPLLDQLHYQLVTFSTIADLNIGIRQKQPDVLILEEIDFKKCLSICLVEKNGTNGSDSLPIIFIGRANTWQDRLEAFRLGGVAYFNYPVDLDELADCLEKTLTPSFESRYRILVVDDDTHLSNHYSSVLQVGGMDTCELNDPSKLLDVIAEFSPDLILMDISMPGCSGIEAAAIVRQQSRYTNLPIVYLSAEKTLNQQLAALRAGGDEFLHKPIGEFHLQTAVSIRAKRFREINALLEKDGLTGLLNHTNIKLALGRELAGAQRQGKTLALAMIDIDHFKSVNDLYGHLVGDRVIRSLGRLFSRRLRKSDIAGRYGGEEFVVILPYTDIVEAEKLINELRVSFSKLVFNTDNGELNATFSAGISVSGLAQSAEMLLSVTDTALYKAKESGRNCVVVSSVDE, from the coding sequence ATGCTCCATACTTTTTCGGGAACGGCACCCACGTTAGGCTATACCGAACTCGGTGCTAAAGCTCGCGATATAGAGCAGCGATTAAGGTCTGCGCCACTAGAAGATGCACATGGAGTTGATTTTCATCGGTTATTAAAAGGGGATATAGACGAGCTTCAGAGTTTGTCATTGCAGCCGCCCAATATCAGTGGGCTTATCAAACGGTATGAACAAAAAACGAAAATAAGTTCAGATCATCATTTTATTTATGCTCTTAAAAGTACGGATGAATTAGATGCCTTCTTGACGCCGCTGCTGGATCAGTTACATTATCAGCTTGTTACCTTCTCCACGATAGCAGACTTGAATATCGGAATTCGGCAGAAGCAACCAGACGTGTTAATTCTGGAGGAAATTGACTTCAAAAAATGTTTGTCGATTTGTCTGGTTGAGAAGAATGGCACTAATGGCAGCGATAGCCTTCCCATTATTTTTATTGGCCGAGCCAATACCTGGCAGGATAGGCTGGAAGCTTTCCGGCTTGGCGGCGTGGCTTATTTTAATTATCCGGTAGATCTGGATGAACTGGCCGATTGCCTGGAAAAAACCTTAACGCCTTCATTCGAAAGCCGTTATAGAATTCTTGTTGTTGATGACGATACACATCTGTCGAACCACTATTCCTCAGTGCTGCAGGTAGGCGGGATGGATACCTGTGAGTTGAATGATCCATCAAAATTACTTGATGTGATTGCCGAGTTTTCACCTGACTTGATTTTAATGGATATCTCTATGCCAGGTTGTAGCGGTATAGAAGCCGCAGCCATCGTTCGTCAGCAATCTCGCTACACAAATTTGCCCATTGTATACCTCTCAGCAGAAAAAACGTTGAACCAGCAGCTCGCGGCGTTGCGCGCTGGCGGTGATGAATTCTTACATAAGCCGATAGGCGAGTTCCACTTGCAAACGGCGGTTAGTATTCGGGCCAAGCGTTTCCGTGAAATAAACGCTCTTCTTGAGAAAGATGGGCTTACCGGTTTGCTCAATCATACCAATATAAAGCTTGCTTTAGGGAGAGAGTTGGCTGGTGCTCAGCGCCAGGGAAAAACGCTTGCGCTAGCAATGATTGATATTGATCATTTTAAATCGGTTAATGATCTCTATGGCCATTTGGTTGGTGATAGAGTCATCAGATCATTAGGGCGATTATTTTCACGGCGCTTGCGTAAAAGCGATATCGCCGGTCGATACGGTGGTGAGGAGTTCGTGGTTATACTGCCGTATACGGATATAGTTGAAGCTGAAAAATTAATAAACGAGTTACGTGTTTCGTTTTCAAAATTAGTATTTAATACGGATAACGGCGAATTAAATGCGACATTTAGCGCGGGCATAAGCGTTAGTGGTTTGGCGCAATCTGCAGAAATGTTATTGAGCGTGACGGACACGGCGCTCTACAAAGCGAAAGAGAGTGGTCGAAATTGTGTTGTGGTAAGCTCTGTGGATGAGTAG
- the gnd gene encoding decarboxylating NADP(+)-dependent phosphogluconate dehydrogenase: MKELSDIGLVGLAVMGENLVLNMANKGFTVTAYNRSTEKVDAFLAGRAQGKSIRGAHSVEELVQSLERPRKVMLMVKAGAPVDAFIEQLLPHLEAGDIIIDGGNTHFPDTNRRVDYCASKGILFVGAGVSGGEEGALTGPSIMPGGAKAAWESVKPIFQGICAKVEDGSPCCDWVGDNGAGHFVKMVHNGIEYGDMQLICEAYQVMKDLLGMSADEMHEVFAEWNDGELDSYLTEITRDILKVKDEDGSPLVDKILDTAGQKGTGKWTGVAALDMGVPLTLIGEAVFARCLSAQKEERVEAAKLISGPTPKFEGDKKAFIEDLRNALFASKIVSYAQGYVLMREAAKEYDWKLNNGGIALMWRGGCIIRSAFLGNIKEAFDNNPDLANLLLDPYFQQRVEAAQQGWRNVVAAATINGIPAPTLTSALSYFDGYRTARLPANLLQAQRDYFGAHTYERTDKPRGEFFHTNWTGRGGDTASSTYNA; encoded by the coding sequence ATGAAAGAACTCTCAGACATTGGCCTGGTTGGCCTCGCCGTAATGGGCGAAAACCTTGTTCTCAATATGGCGAATAAGGGCTTCACCGTTACTGCATATAACCGTTCAACCGAAAAAGTGGACGCCTTTCTAGCCGGCCGCGCACAGGGCAAAAGCATTCGCGGCGCCCACTCTGTAGAAGAGCTGGTGCAATCACTGGAACGGCCACGTAAAGTGATGCTTATGGTCAAAGCTGGTGCTCCGGTCGATGCTTTTATCGAGCAACTGCTACCTCACCTGGAAGCAGGCGACATTATTATCGATGGCGGCAATACCCACTTTCCCGATACCAACCGCCGCGTAGACTACTGCGCTAGCAAGGGTATTCTCTTCGTAGGTGCTGGAGTATCCGGTGGCGAAGAGGGCGCCTTGACCGGCCCATCGATCATGCCCGGTGGCGCCAAAGCCGCATGGGAATCCGTTAAGCCTATCTTCCAAGGCATTTGCGCCAAAGTAGAAGACGGCAGCCCCTGCTGCGACTGGGTAGGTGATAACGGTGCCGGCCACTTTGTGAAAATGGTCCATAACGGTATTGAATATGGCGATATGCAGCTGATCTGCGAAGCCTACCAGGTAATGAAAGACTTACTCGGTATGAGCGCAGACGAAATGCACGAAGTCTTTGCCGAATGGAACGATGGGGAATTAGACAGCTACCTCACCGAAATTACCCGCGATATTCTCAAAGTTAAAGATGAAGATGGCAGCCCGTTGGTCGACAAAATTTTGGATACCGCAGGCCAAAAAGGTACCGGCAAGTGGACAGGCGTAGCCGCTCTGGATATGGGCGTACCGCTTACGCTGATCGGCGAAGCCGTGTTTGCCCGCTGCCTATCAGCCCAGAAGGAAGAACGCGTAGAAGCGGCCAAGCTTATTTCCGGCCCTACGCCCAAGTTTGAAGGCGACAAAAAAGCCTTTATTGAAGACCTTCGCAATGCGCTTTTCGCTTCCAAAATTGTGTCCTACGCACAGGGTTACGTGCTAATGCGAGAAGCCGCTAAAGAGTATGACTGGAAACTAAACAACGGCGGCATTGCACTGATGTGGCGCGGTGGATGTATTATTCGTTCAGCATTTCTCGGCAATATCAAAGAAGCGTTCGACAACAATCCTGACCTCGCCAACCTGTTGCTCGACCCTTACTTCCAGCAACGTGTAGAAGCAGCCCAGCAGGGCTGGCGCAACGTAGTGGCTGCGGCAACTATCAACGGTATTCCCGCACCCACTCTGACCTCTGCACTGTCTTACTTCGATGGCTATCGCACCGCCCGCCTGCCGGCAAATTTACTGCAGGCTCAGCGCGACTATTTCGGCGCCCACACATACGAACGTACCGACAAACCACGCGGTGAGTTTTTTCACACCAACTGGACCGGCCGAGGCGGCGATACCGCATCCTCTACATACAACGCCTAA
- a CDS encoding PAS domain S-box protein — protein sequence MKIQVSTQLSARFSKIILGILLLFFLVVLSATLVLETLRVMNMQKQVLDTSAKNILNIIDLRLNASVTALTRASSSALTINSLVDMAAGGSYFKFTLNDLTFNSDIDQAVLFDYAGEMLQTTTEKPPEWFSRDLVSSVVALGKQGIKFDNGSLYLISPINYYDTAQGGIAVRVDFKALIDKVMEGYEYRYAISLSNGWTHSLIPEGFDGTSHSVALSEESLLFEFQPTLTLAANPHYVSRQIVPWFTRFTVLGVFMMLGMVVLTRRIGRRMAAPIVLLTQRVNDGVYPVAPLNTNDELDILAEAFDRASFELRKAYAEKYEIEKKERENQVRAIVDTVLDGIITIDSSGGVETFNPAAERIFGYQASEVIGHNVKMLMPEPYHGEHDGYLHNFIESSVAKIIGIGREVKGLRKNGDIFPMELAVSQMYVGNRRLFAGIVRDITERKQNEKLKGEFVSTVSHELRTPLTSIRGALGLVLGKSGVQLPGKYQKLLEVAHRNSERLTILINDLLDMEKLESGKLEFKLEVFDAVHLVKQSLEDNEGFASRHGVNLNLDYAGDSVLVEGDFNRVLQVMANLLSNAIKFSPEEETVSVHIKTFGSKIEISVTDKGSGIPKKFQSRIFERFAQVDSSDTREKGGTGLGLSITKAIVEQLHGEIEFESVEGEGTTFRVFLPVVQEQKDVVPESNDFVLICEDDVGFADFLAGVVNSEGRACRVAHTVSEAEQHLASGSCNLMLLDLVLPDKGGLEWLKELRADDKTIDLPVIVVSAFAVEEDNDHQYQALNVLGCLQKPLDVEVFRLALHKALVNTSRPKILHVEDDSDIIDITTSVLENLGEIVPARSLAEAKKLLATEKYSLIILDLDLPDARGEELLDEFSEVLPPVVVFSAQPLCKDALKKWESKVVATLMKSVTTNEQLANSIRRTLNSTNQEDM from the coding sequence ATGAAAATTCAGGTTAGTACCCAGCTGTCAGCCCGTTTTTCCAAGATTATTTTGGGAATACTGCTGTTGTTCTTTTTGGTTGTCTTGAGTGCCACATTAGTGCTGGAGACTTTGCGTGTAATGAATATGCAGAAGCAAGTACTGGATACTTCTGCTAAGAACATACTAAACATTATTGATTTAAGATTAAATGCCTCTGTAACTGCGCTTACCCGGGCAAGTTCCAGTGCGCTAACGATCAACAGTCTTGTTGATATGGCTGCAGGAGGTTCGTACTTCAAATTCACCTTGAACGATTTAACGTTTAATTCGGATATTGATCAGGCCGTTCTATTTGATTATGCCGGGGAGATGTTGCAAACGACAACGGAAAAACCGCCGGAGTGGTTTTCGCGCGATTTGGTGAGTTCCGTGGTTGCGCTCGGAAAGCAAGGGATTAAATTTGATAACGGTAGCCTTTACCTTATATCGCCCATTAATTACTACGATACGGCTCAGGGAGGAATAGCTGTTCGCGTTGATTTTAAAGCGTTGATAGATAAGGTGATGGAAGGTTACGAATACCGTTATGCCATTAGTCTATCTAATGGGTGGACACATTCATTAATTCCAGAGGGTTTCGACGGGACATCCCATTCAGTTGCTCTTTCTGAAGAAAGCCTCTTGTTTGAGTTTCAGCCAACATTAACATTGGCGGCAAATCCCCATTATGTTAGCCGGCAAATTGTGCCCTGGTTTACCCGGTTTACTGTATTGGGCGTTTTTATGATGTTGGGTATGGTGGTCTTGACTCGGCGCATAGGGAGGCGCATGGCTGCGCCAATAGTCTTGCTCACCCAGCGAGTGAATGATGGGGTTTACCCCGTAGCGCCGCTGAATACAAATGATGAACTGGATATATTGGCGGAAGCCTTTGATAGAGCCTCGTTTGAATTGCGGAAGGCTTATGCTGAAAAATATGAAATTGAAAAAAAGGAACGTGAAAATCAAGTTAGAGCCATTGTCGATACCGTGCTTGATGGGATTATTACTATTGATAGTTCCGGTGGGGTGGAAACCTTCAATCCGGCTGCTGAGCGAATTTTTGGCTACCAAGCGAGTGAAGTGATTGGCCATAATGTCAAGATGCTTATGCCAGAGCCCTATCATGGCGAGCATGACGGCTACCTACATAATTTTATTGAAAGTAGTGTGGCGAAAATCATTGGTATTGGCCGCGAAGTGAAAGGCTTACGAAAAAATGGTGATATTTTTCCGATGGAGTTGGCGGTTAGTCAGATGTATGTTGGAAACAGAAGGCTATTCGCCGGTATCGTACGGGATATTACCGAGCGAAAACAAAATGAAAAATTGAAAGGTGAGTTTGTATCCACCGTTAGCCATGAGTTACGTACCCCTTTAACCTCTATTCGCGGTGCGCTGGGCTTAGTGTTGGGTAAAAGTGGTGTTCAGCTGCCCGGTAAGTACCAAAAATTATTGGAGGTTGCGCACCGGAATAGCGAGCGTCTTACCATTCTAATCAATGACCTCTTGGATATGGAAAAGTTGGAATCCGGCAAGTTGGAGTTTAAATTAGAGGTTTTTGACGCAGTACATCTTGTTAAGCAAAGCTTGGAAGATAACGAGGGGTTTGCCTCGCGTCACGGTGTTAACCTTAATTTGGATTATGCTGGCGATAGCGTACTGGTTGAAGGTGATTTTAATAGGGTGCTTCAGGTTATGGCGAACTTGCTGTCCAATGCCATTAAATTTTCACCGGAAGAAGAAACCGTTTCTGTTCATATAAAGACTTTCGGGAGCAAAATCGAGATTTCCGTTACGGATAAAGGTTCTGGTATCCCAAAAAAATTCCAGTCTCGTATTTTTGAGCGCTTTGCGCAAGTAGATAGTTCCGACACACGGGAAAAGGGCGGTACCGGATTGGGCTTGAGTATTACCAAGGCGATTGTTGAACAGCTTCATGGCGAAATTGAATTTGAATCAGTAGAAGGCGAGGGTACGACATTCAGGGTGTTTTTACCTGTTGTACAAGAACAAAAGGATGTTGTTCCTGAATCGAATGATTTTGTATTGATTTGTGAGGATGATGTAGGGTTTGCAGATTTTTTGGCCGGAGTTGTGAACAGTGAGGGCCGTGCCTGTCGCGTTGCCCATACGGTAAGTGAAGCGGAACAACACTTGGCGTCTGGTTCCTGTAATCTTATGTTGTTAGATTTGGTGCTGCCAGATAAAGGTGGATTGGAGTGGCTAAAAGAATTGAGGGCCGATGATAAAACTATAGATCTTCCGGTTATTGTTGTCTCTGCGTTTGCTGTTGAAGAAGATAATGATCACCAATATCAGGCCCTTAACGTTTTGGGTTGCCTGCAAAAACCGTTGGATGTTGAGGTGTTCCGTTTGGCCCTGCATAAGGCTTTGGTAAATACGTCACGGCCCAAAATATTACATGTGGAAGATGATTCAGACATTATTGATATTACGACCTCTGTCCTGGAAAATCTCGGAGAAATTGTTCCCGCTCGATCACTTGCGGAAGCCAAAAAATTACTCGCTACGGAAAAGTATAGCCTGATTATTTTGGATCTGGATTTGCCGGATGCCCGCGGAGAAGAGTTGTTAGATGAATTTTCTGAGGTGCTCCCGCCTGTAGTGGTTTTCTCTGCACAACCATTGTGTAAGGACGCCTTAAAAAAATGGGAATCAAAAGTGGTGGCCACGCTGATGAAATCTGTTACAACGAACGAGCAACTCGCGAATAGTATTCGACGCACGCTTAATTCTACCAACCAAGAGGATATGTAA
- a CDS encoding response regulator, which translates to MFNEIAVGEGMNNQIFQDKFRRLQDDYVNRLAQTYERMEEFALNRHTVKSAELREIAHIAHKLSGSGTTFGFSHISEASKSLLSAIGRLAVPELPVTDNAEFACFLEAIKSASNRQCDIPDMPTLQKPNSGHAIKLIYLLEDDNELAGLLATELQECNYHVVVFDNTGEINKAVKLERPDALIVDVVLPENEHAGLDWVLALKSEHAPPIPTIFLSQRTDLPTRLRAVRSGADFYLQKPTNLEQLKYTLHECIFKLPEQPYRLLIVEDDVLLAEALSLECGNNGFTIQIVDHPLDALEAIVEFKPEIILLDVYLPYCTGIELGQVIRQTLEHAATPLVFMSVEQDLSKQCEAIRLAGDDFIVKPFSPWQLSMNLRARVSRARMVKLYHEQLAGAELVAVE; encoded by the coding sequence TTGTTTAATGAAATAGCAGTTGGTGAAGGTATGAACAACCAGATATTCCAAGACAAATTTAGGCGTTTGCAAGATGACTACGTTAATCGACTTGCACAAACGTATGAACGAATGGAAGAATTCGCATTAAATCGCCATACGGTAAAGTCTGCGGAGTTGCGCGAAATTGCCCATATAGCTCACAAACTCTCGGGGAGCGGAACAACCTTTGGTTTCTCTCATATATCAGAAGCCTCTAAGTCGCTGTTATCGGCAATAGGAAGGTTGGCGGTTCCGGAATTACCAGTAACCGATAATGCTGAGTTCGCATGTTTTCTTGAGGCCATAAAAAGTGCGTCAAATCGGCAGTGCGATATACCGGATATGCCGACACTCCAGAAACCGAATTCCGGTCACGCTATTAAGCTTATCTATCTGTTGGAGGATGACAATGAGTTGGCCGGGTTGCTCGCGACCGAGTTACAGGAGTGTAATTATCATGTAGTGGTGTTCGACAATACGGGTGAGATTAATAAGGCCGTTAAATTGGAGCGCCCGGATGCCTTGATCGTCGATGTTGTGTTACCCGAAAATGAGCATGCGGGTTTGGATTGGGTGTTGGCGTTGAAAAGTGAGCACGCTCCGCCAATTCCCACAATCTTTCTTTCCCAGAGAACGGATTTGCCTACAAGATTACGAGCGGTTAGATCTGGCGCAGATTTCTATTTGCAAAAGCCTACTAATCTAGAGCAGCTAAAATACACACTGCACGAATGTATTTTCAAATTGCCAGAGCAACCATACAGATTGTTAATAGTTGAGGACGACGTGCTTTTGGCTGAAGCTTTGTCGCTAGAGTGTGGAAACAATGGCTTTACAATACAGATAGTTGATCATCCCTTGGATGCGCTGGAAGCGATCGTAGAGTTTAAACCGGAAATTATTTTACTGGATGTTTACTTGCCCTATTGTACCGGAATAGAGCTTGGGCAGGTTATTCGTCAGACGCTGGAACACGCCGCCACGCCATTGGTTTTTATGTCGGTCGAGCAGGATTTAAGTAAGCAGTGTGAGGCTATTCGCCTAGCAGGGGACGATTTTATTGTTAAACCCTTTTCGCCTTGGCAGCTTTCGATGAATTTGCGGGCGAGAGTGAGCAGGGCAAGAATGGTTAAGCTTTACCATGAGCAGCTGGCGGGTGCTGAGTTGGTAGCAGTGGAATAG